The Flavobacterium jumunjinense genome includes a region encoding these proteins:
- a CDS encoding DUF6261 family protein, which yields MKELQSLSLTRLTNLEFGQHAKSVLNGITTLNNATDEGFTNYLAQLATNIDNYDRAMIQVQKSDETDKIVHADQLRDKAVTALSRYLRVFELSENEDEVLAYKSLNTLLKTYKGIQTWNFEEESNGIDNLVNDLNEGKYLSSVTLLNMTSYVNRVTTRNNDFKTLFAGRTQEVASKEVFDVKKLRNNLKTTYSDLADYVLSMSKSKNTAEFNKALDLINTVRKYYSDLLAKRKATTKNTPETPIPPME from the coding sequence ATGAAAGAGTTACAATCTTTAAGTTTAACAAGATTAACTAATCTTGAGTTTGGGCAGCACGCAAAAAGCGTATTAAACGGCATTACTACTTTAAACAATGCTACCGATGAAGGTTTTACAAACTACCTCGCACAATTAGCAACCAACATCGACAACTATGACAGAGCCATGATACAGGTTCAGAAAAGCGATGAAACAGACAAAATTGTCCATGCCGATCAACTGCGAGACAAAGCAGTAACCGCTCTCAGTCGGTATCTAAGAGTATTCGAACTATCGGAAAACGAAGATGAAGTACTTGCCTACAAAAGCTTAAATACCCTATTAAAAACCTACAAAGGCATCCAAACATGGAACTTTGAAGAAGAAAGCAACGGTATCGACAACCTCGTAAACGATTTAAACGAGGGTAAATACCTGTCTAGTGTTACTTTACTAAACATGACGAGCTATGTAAACCGAGTAACCACGCGCAACAACGACTTCAAAACCCTCTTTGCAGGGCGCACCCAAGAAGTAGCCTCTAAAGAAGTATTCGATGTAAAAAAACTAAGAAACAATTTAAAAACCACCTACTCCGATTTGGCAGACTATGTACTTTCTATGTCGAAAAGTAAAAACACAGCCGAATTCAACAAAGCCTTAGACCTTATAAACACAGTACGAAAGTACTATTCCGATTTGTTAGCCAAAAGAAAAGCAACTACAAAGAACACACCCGAAACACCCATTCCACCAATGGAATAA
- a CDS encoding VOC family protein — protein MIKTILITLTLVTTFCLGFTFKSIITKNNDNKMKKVTGIGGVFFKCKDPKATTEWYQKHLGLDTNPYGATFEWYESPDSTKKAQTQWTPFAENSKYFDKDFMINYRVENLEALVDELKKEGVTIVDKIETFDYGKFVHILDGEGNKVQLWEAVD, from the coding sequence ATGATAAAAACAATTTTAATAACTTTAACACTTGTAACAACTTTTTGTCTTGGTTTCACTTTTAAATCAATAATAACAAAAAATAACGACAATAAAATGAAAAAAGTAACAGGAATTGGGGGCGTTTTTTTTAAATGCAAAGACCCAAAAGCAACAACAGAATGGTATCAAAAACACCTTGGTTTAGACACAAACCCTTATGGTGCAACATTTGAATGGTATGAAAGTCCAGACAGCACAAAAAAAGCACAAACACAATGGACACCATTCGCTGAAAACTCAAAATACTTCGACAAAGACTTTATGATAAATTACCGAGTAGAAAACTTGGAAGCACTTGTTGATGAACTAAAAAAGGAAGGCGTAACCATTGTGGACAAAATTGAAACTTTTGATTACGGAAAATTTGTTCATATTCTCGACGGAGAAGGAAACAAAGTTCAACTTTGGGAAGCAGTTGACTAA
- a CDS encoding DUF4287 domain-containing protein has translation MDKALQTMIDNMPEKTGKSLSEWKKVLKAKSFSKHSEAVNFLKKEHNVTHGFANTIVVLSKEGNETPTDLIQNQYEGKENLLPIYENLLSVVKEFGKDVTITPKKTSVSIIRKKQFALIKPATKTRIDLGLKFKDKPTTDRLENSGPFGTMCTHRVKLSNVNEIDSELKKWLKESYQNAE, from the coding sequence ATGGACAAAGCACTTCAAACAATGATTGACAATATGCCCGAAAAAACAGGTAAATCCTTGAGCGAATGGAAAAAGGTGCTTAAAGCAAAATCTTTTTCTAAACATTCAGAAGCTGTAAATTTTCTAAAAAAAGAACATAATGTAACGCACGGATTTGCGAATACAATTGTGGTATTGTCAAAAGAAGGAAATGAAACACCAACCGACCTTATTCAAAATCAATACGAGGGAAAGGAAAATTTACTTCCGATTTATGAAAACCTTTTATCTGTCGTAAAAGAATTTGGAAAAGATGTTACAATCACGCCAAAAAAAACAAGCGTAAGTATTATCAGAAAAAAACAATTTGCATTAATAAAACCTGCCACCAAAACCCGAATTGATTTAGGATTAAAATTTAAGGACAAACCGACAACAGACAGACTTGAAAATTCAGGACCTTTTGGAACAATGTGTACACACAGAGTTAAGTTATCGAATGTCAACGAAATTGATAGCGAACTAAAAAAATGGCTGAAAGAATCCTATCAAAATGCGGAATAA
- a CDS encoding MBOAT family O-acyltransferase: MNLSQYIKKRNGVPLGASNSLRNMMIRSLGAGKFSNFWKYWNPIWSYYLGKYIFKPLKIIFPPALSLLITFAFCGFLHDLVIMIIRWGFAFLLTPWFLLMGLCVIIGDYAKIDYSKFTWTIRAFINILIISSCLFIAYQVQI; this comes from the coding sequence TTGAATTTATCCCAATATATAAAAAAGAGAAACGGTGTACCATTAGGAGCAAGTAATTCACTTCGCAATATGATGATTCGTTCTTTAGGAGCTGGAAAATTTTCAAATTTTTGGAAATATTGGAATCCTATTTGGAGTTATTATTTAGGGAAATATATTTTTAAGCCTCTTAAAATCATATTCCCTCCTGCTTTGTCTCTTTTAATCACATTTGCATTCTGTGGTTTTTTACATGATTTAGTAATAATGATAATAAGATGGGGTTTTGCATTTTTATTAACTCCTTGGTTTTTATTAATGGGTTTATGTGTGATTATAGGTGATTATGCAAAAATTGACTATTCAAAATTCACGTGGACAATTCGAGCTTTTATAAATATATTAATCATTTCAAGTTGTTTATTTATAGCGTATCAAGTACAAATCTAA
- a CDS encoding serine hydrolase has protein sequence MKHLKLTILLLNVICFTACNQRQSKTVNTNRLSSSINEYLTACESNGFNGAVLVTKRDSIIINKGYGFANKEKSFANTPKTVYDICSVTKQFTATAILKLAEDKKLKLTDSLIIYFKDLPIDKQNITIHHLLTHSAGFGHGIGKGDFDHIPEKEYFEQLFHTDLLFKPGEKYEYSNSGYSILGRIIEIVSGKSYESYIREFLFKPAGMYQTGYLLPEWDSDLVANEYLYNVINKENRIYEYQKDGKIAWPLKANGGIHSTQEDMYKWYLALKNNTVLNKQSIEKLTAPHILEYEGESSYYAYGWVTFQSDRSTKVITHNGFNGVSYYEFIWFPEEDALILFSTNSSTRESSKIPFELEKMLFNKNYKAKAISKSNVSELLKFSENYSGDLIFLGKELKQEFEEKLNNPAYLNRLSGVYLRANKINYAIVITELNTELFPLDGNVWDTMGDVYLAAKQNEKAINSYKKALELKPKDDDCFWCENSLEQLEKLKTKK, from the coding sequence ATGAAACATCTTAAATTAACCATTTTACTATTAAACGTAATTTGCTTCACTGCTTGTAATCAAAGACAGAGCAAAACCGTTAATACAAATAGATTAAGCTCATCGATAAATGAATATCTAACAGCATGTGAGTCAAATGGATTCAACGGAGCTGTTTTAGTTACAAAAAGAGACAGTATTATTATTAACAAAGGTTATGGATTTGCCAATAAGGAAAAGTCTTTTGCAAATACTCCTAAAACAGTATATGATATCTGTTCTGTAACAAAACAGTTTACAGCAACGGCAATATTGAAGTTAGCAGAAGACAAAAAACTAAAGCTAACTGATTCTTTAATTATATATTTTAAGGATTTGCCTATTGATAAACAAAACATCACCATTCACCATTTACTCACACATTCAGCTGGCTTTGGGCATGGAATAGGCAAAGGTGATTTTGACCATATCCCTGAAAAAGAATATTTCGAGCAATTGTTTCATACCGACTTGCTGTTCAAACCAGGAGAAAAATATGAGTACTCTAACTCTGGCTACAGTATTCTTGGACGAATAATAGAAATCGTATCAGGCAAAAGTTATGAAAGCTATATAAGAGAATTTTTATTTAAACCAGCAGGGATGTATCAAACTGGTTATCTCCTTCCTGAATGGGATAGTGATTTAGTGGCTAATGAATATTTGTACAATGTGATAAATAAAGAGAACCGCATTTACGAATATCAGAAAGATGGAAAAATCGCTTGGCCTTTAAAAGCAAATGGAGGTATTCACTCCACCCAAGAAGATATGTACAAATGGTATTTGGCATTAAAAAACAATACAGTATTAAACAAACAATCGATAGAAAAATTAACAGCACCTCACATTCTCGAGTATGAAGGCGAATCGAGTTATTATGCTTATGGGTGGGTAACATTTCAGTCAGATAGAAGTACTAAAGTAATTACCCATAATGGATTTAATGGAGTTTCTTATTATGAGTTTATTTGGTTTCCTGAAGAGGATGCTCTTATTCTATTTTCGACCAATTCGTCAACTCGCGAATCTTCAAAAATACCGTTTGAATTAGAAAAAATGCTCTTTAATAAGAATTATAAAGCTAAAGCGATCTCAAAAAGTAACGTTAGTGAGTTACTAAAATTTTCTGAAAATTATTCGGGAGATTTGATTTTTTTGGGAAAAGAATTAAAGCAAGAATTCGAAGAAAAGTTGAATAATCCTGCCTATTTAAACCGTTTAAGTGGGGTTTATTTAAGAGCGAATAAAATTAATTATGCAATTGTTATTACGGAACTCAATACGGAATTATTTCCTCTTGATGGTAATGTATGGGATACTATGGGAGATGTATACCTTGCTGCTAAACAAAATGAAAAGGCAATAAATAGTTATAAAAAAGCATTAGAACTTAAGCCAAAAGATGACGATTGTTTCTGGTGCGAGAATTCTCTAGAACAGTTAGAGAAATTGAAAACAAAAAAATAA
- a CDS encoding cation diffusion facilitator family transporter has product MTNEQTAIKATYFSIIGNTTLAVVKGLAGFFGNSYALVADAIESTTDIFSSFLVLFGIKYSNKPADENHPYGHGRAEPLITFIVVGFLITSATIIAYESIQNIGTPHSLPKAWTLIVLGLIIIWKEYSFQNVIKKAKQTNSSSLKADAWHHRSDAITSVAAFIGISIALFLGKGYESADDWAALFASFFILYNSYLIFRPALGEIMDEHRYDDLVENIREISLKVNGIIGTEKCFIRKSGMKYHVDLHAIVNAKITVKEGHDLAHKLKDRLRSEIFELGHVLIHIEPNE; this is encoded by the coding sequence ATGACAAACGAGCAAACAGCAATTAAAGCAACTTATTTTAGTATTATTGGAAATACAACTCTTGCAGTTGTAAAAGGACTTGCTGGTTTTTTTGGAAATTCTTATGCTTTAGTTGCTGATGCAATTGAATCTACTACGGACATTTTTTCTTCATTTTTAGTTTTGTTTGGAATAAAATATTCTAATAAACCTGCTGACGAGAATCATCCATATGGACACGGAAGAGCTGAACCTTTGATTACCTTTATAGTAGTCGGGTTTTTAATCACATCAGCAACAATTATTGCATATGAAAGTATTCAAAATATTGGAACTCCTCATAGTTTACCTAAAGCATGGACATTGATTGTTTTAGGATTAATAATCATTTGGAAAGAATATTCTTTTCAAAATGTTATCAAAAAAGCCAAACAAACTAATAGTTCATCATTAAAAGCAGATGCGTGGCATCACAGAAGTGATGCAATTACATCAGTTGCAGCCTTTATCGGAATATCAATTGCCTTATTTTTAGGTAAAGGTTATGAATCTGCCGACGATTGGGCAGCTCTTTTTGCTTCATTTTTTATTTTATACAACAGTTATTTAATTTTCAGACCAGCACTTGGAGAAATAATGGACGAGCACAGATATGATGATTTAGTAGAAAACATTAGGGAAATATCATTAAAAGTAAACGGAATAATTGGAACAGAAAAGTGTTTTATAAGAAAATCTGGAATGAAATACCACGTTGACTTACATGCAATTGTTAATGCGAAAATTACAGTAAAAGAAGGTCATGATTTAGCACATAAATTAAAAGATAGATTAAGAAGTGAAATATTCGAATTAGGTCATGTGTTAATACATATTGAACCAAATGAATAA